The following nucleotide sequence is from Nitrosopumilus adriaticus.
TTTAACAATCATTGAATGCATGTATAAAATTCAACCAAAGTTGTATTTTTTTGAAACAAAATCAGATAAAAAAGTCGCTCAACAGCAGATTTCCAAATTAAAGGCAGAATTAGAAAAATGGAAAAAAATTGCCAAAGAGCAAGGGATTAACGTTAAAACAAAATTTGCGTTAACTGATTCTATTTCACATTGGGTTATTGATTATGTCAAGGTTAACAAAATTGATCTCTTAATTGTAGA
It contains:
- a CDS encoding universal stress protein, whose translation is MSKIFKNIAVAIITPTHTKKSFDVGLELAKKIGSDLTIIECMYKIQPKLYFFETKSDKKVAQQQISKLKAELEKWKKIAKEQGINVKTKFALTDSISHWVIDYVKVNKIDLLIVDYPKLSMVEMSMYDDIINTIHHESHCHLLTTKP